One Phaseolus vulgaris cultivar G19833 chromosome 2, P. vulgaris v2.0, whole genome shotgun sequence DNA window includes the following coding sequences:
- the LOC137809882 gene encoding uncharacterized protein, with the protein MVPSVVIGGNNIDGTISVICGNTTYGSISVIGGNNTNGITSVIGGNNIDGTISAIGGNTTDGTISVIGGNNIDGTISVICRNNTDGIINVMCGNNTDGTISVIGRNKTDGTISVIGEIILIEPSVLLVAIILIVPSVIGVNGGNNTDGTISVNGGNNIDGTINTDGTISVIGRNKTDGTISVIGGNKTYCTINVIGGNKTYCTISVIGGNNTNGTISVIGGNKTDVVSELLGWGYLTA; encoded by the exons atggtaccatcagt tgttattggtggcaataatattgatggtaccatcagtgttatttgtggGAATACTACTTATGGTagcatcagtgttattggtgggaataatactaatggtatcaccagtgttattggtgggaataatattgatggtaccatcagtgctATTGGTGGAAATactactgatggtaccatcagcgttattggtggcaataatattgatggtaccatcagtgttatttgtcggaataatactgatggtatcATCAATGTTATgtgtggcaataatactgatggtaccatcagtgttattggtcgAAATAagactgatggtaccatcagtgttattggtgaaATAATACTGATAgaaccatcagtgttattggtggcaataatactgattgtaccatcagtcATCGGtgttaatggtgggaataatactgatggtaccatcagtgttaatggtgggaataatattgatggtaccatcaat actgatggtaccatcagtgttattggtcgAAATAagactgatggtaccatcagtgttattggtggaaaTAAGACTTAttgtaccatcaatgttattggtggaAATAAGACTTattgtaccatcagtgttattggtggaaataatactaatggtaccattagtgttattggtggcaataaaactgatg tggtatcagagctccttgGTTGGGGCTATTTGACTGCTTGA